AACATATCATTCTGGGAGATGAACCGATTGGCAGAGCAAGTCAACTCAAAAAAACCCAAAGTTTCCTTAGAGCAAATGCGGGCACAAGCTTTAAAGCTGAAAAACAACAGCAGCTCAAAAGTGAAGAAACAACAGCAATCGTAACTTTTGCAAAAAAAGAAAATCTCTTTTACGAGCCTGTAATTCACGATGCCGATTTTTTCAGCGAGGGTGCTGAGCAAAAAGTATATCGTCTCGGCGATGCTCACGTACTGAAAATCAACGCCGGAATTTTCTATGAAACTTGGCTGGACTATTTTAATAGCCTGCTAATTCATAACTATTTCTTTCCGTTAACAGCTTACACTTTTCTTGGGTTCAAACAAATTAATGGCGAACTGAACGCGGTTGTAAAACAAGAATATATCATAGGGCCAGATCCCACCAATCTCGATCTGGTAAAACAGTATCTACGGTATAACGGCTTTCAGAATAAACGTAATAACGATTTTTACAATGATGAGCTTGGCTTAATCCTTGAAGATTTGCATGACGAGAACGTTCTTTCATCCGATGGAATTTTTTTCTTTATCGATACTGTGTTTTATTTAACCAAGCAATTCTATCAAAAATCCACATAAAGCTAAATTATCCCTCCGTCATCCCTAAGTCACACTGACATCCTGACACCATCCCGTTAAAAAATTGTTAAGTCGCCAAACCGCTGTAACCTTTTGCTGACATTAAAACAGTTTAGCATGTCAATAACTGGCATAACGGGCAGTTGGCATAATTGATGATACACATCGGGCTGAAAACTTAAATAAACAAACAGTTATAACTATGTCATTAAACATTAAGCCTATCGGAGATAGGGTTGTGGTGGAAGCTGCAGCCGCCGAAGAAAAGACTGCTTCAGGTATCTTCATTCCTGATACTGCTAAAGAAAAACCTCAACGTGGTACCATCGTTGCTGTTGGCCAGGGAAAAGTTGATGAGCCTTTAACCGTAAAAGTTGGTGACGAGGTATTATATGGTAAATATGCAGGTACCGAAATTACCTACGAAGGTAAAGAATACCTGATCATGCGTGAATCAGACATTTACGCGGTTCTTTAATTAATTAGTGAATTAGTGGGTTATTGAATTAGTGAGTTATTACTGTTCAGGCCGCTTATTCGGAAAAGACAAAAAATCAAAAGAAATAATTATTGAGAGTGAGTTTCAAATCACTAATTCACTAAATCAATAATTCAATAATTAAAAACATGGCAAAACAAGTTAAATACAATGTTGAAGCACGCGACGCCCTGAAACGCGGTGTTGATATCCTTGCTAACGCGGTTAAAGTAACCTTAGGCCCGAAAGGCCGTAACGTAATTATCGATAAAAAATTTGGCTCGCCGGCTATCACTAAAGACGGTGTTACTGTAGCTAAAGAAATCGAACTGAAAGACGCTCTTGAAAACATGGGTGCTCAAATGGTTAAAGAAGTAGCTTCAAAAACTGCCGATATTGCAGGTGACGGTACTACTACTGCTACCGTTTTAGCTCAGGCTATCGTAACTGCAGGTATCAAAAACGTAGCTGCCGGTGCTAACCCAATGGATTTGAAACGCGGTATTGACAAAGCTGTTGCAGCTGTTGTTGAAAACCTGAAAACTCAATCACAAACTGTTGGTGAAGACAACAACAAAATCAAACAAGTTGCTTCTATCTCTGCAAATAA
The sequence above is a segment of the Mucilaginibacter celer genome. Coding sequences within it:
- the groES gene encoding co-chaperone GroES; the encoded protein is MSLNIKPIGDRVVVEAAAAEEKTASGIFIPDTAKEKPQRGTIVAVGQGKVDEPLTVKVGDEVLYGKYAGTEITYEGKEYLIMRESDIYAVL